The following proteins are encoded in a genomic region of Fervidobacterium pennivorans DSM 9078:
- a CDS encoding efflux RND transporter permease subunit has protein sequence MRKNLGFTFLDYIAKYKFTIISLLILVLSVIIILNNAKIETRIETFLPGYKPGKPITEIDDPSVQNLVRMSLKFGDKARVTVIYEATARLDKPGSLKDLRRLHKKLENFENVQTVISILNYPGAEAYIQNDALDLENLPKEYRSFISKDGRYALFLVMISIDGQVEPIVRKITNALKNEPVVVLSEASVNNKLFDELKRSMFFYPILMFGVIFAIFFYQTQSLRATIVSLLVPIMASIYTYAIHFAFGGVLNILTSMTASFLIIIGSAYPLHYYNAIFRTEVNVRKHISTPIFFSMFTTAVGFLSFLFVKIPAFREFGFLVSLGLFIDFLLTVTVGDELLSRAHRRASRKPKSFGIKYIGSKPAMGILFAVIFLVGLSFFLIPSIKVGLTSTDYFSKKSEITKAYKLLEDNFGMKDAIYLVLEKEEGIFLPFDDRNIDEIIAELSQYSEVSSVDFPRNVPITALILASRTQPLLRYYIADAKTIRISINLSPEGADNLEKVTKIIDKVMKKYNYNYYLAGTPFIWKAVNDNILTSQIQSLVASLIIVFVTIVVVFKDFTESIKLISPVVFATILNFFYMAIFRMKLEISTALTSSIIIGLAIDYSIHVGHDYGKTKNIFSSIKNVGPAILGNAFGIVGGFLTLLFGGELAMFKRIAILVSLGISTAAVLALTVLPFLLSLGRTKEVEEDLDAER, from the coding sequence GTGAGAAAAAACTTAGGGTTTACTTTTTTGGATTATATAGCCAAATACAAGTTTACCATTATCAGCCTTCTGATTTTAGTACTTTCCGTTATCATCATCCTAAATAATGCAAAAATTGAAACTAGAATTGAAACATTTTTACCGGGCTACAAACCAGGTAAGCCTATAACGGAGATAGATGACCCTTCGGTTCAAAACCTTGTGCGTATGAGTCTTAAATTTGGTGATAAGGCAAGGGTAACAGTAATTTATGAAGCTACTGCAAGACTTGATAAACCAGGAAGCTTGAAGGACTTAAGAAGGTTACACAAAAAACTTGAGAATTTTGAAAATGTTCAGACTGTAATATCTATATTGAACTACCCAGGAGCCGAGGCATATATACAAAATGACGCTCTGGACTTAGAAAATCTGCCAAAAGAATATCGAAGTTTTATATCCAAAGATGGAAGATATGCTCTGTTTTTGGTAATGATATCTATAGACGGGCAAGTTGAACCTATCGTCAGGAAAATTACAAATGCTCTTAAAAATGAGCCAGTAGTTGTTTTGTCCGAAGCTTCTGTAAACAATAAGCTTTTTGACGAGCTAAAGAGATCAATGTTTTTCTATCCCATTTTGATGTTTGGAGTTATATTTGCTATTTTCTTTTATCAAACGCAATCTTTAAGAGCAACTATAGTTTCACTCCTCGTACCAATAATGGCTTCGATTTACACATATGCTATTCATTTTGCGTTCGGAGGAGTTCTAAATATCCTCACATCGATGACAGCATCGTTTTTAATAATTATCGGTTCAGCTTATCCTCTGCATTATTACAATGCAATTTTCAGAACCGAAGTCAATGTTCGTAAGCATATTTCAACTCCTATATTCTTCTCAATGTTCACAACGGCTGTCGGTTTCTTATCATTTTTGTTTGTGAAGATACCAGCGTTTAGAGAATTTGGTTTTCTCGTTTCCTTGGGGCTTTTCATAGACTTTTTACTTACCGTAACAGTTGGTGATGAATTGTTATCGCGCGCGCATAGAAGAGCATCAAGAAAACCTAAGTCCTTTGGAATAAAGTACATAGGCAGCAAACCAGCTATGGGCATATTATTTGCCGTTATCTTTTTAGTTGGTCTATCGTTCTTTTTAATACCCTCTATTAAGGTAGGTTTGACGAGTACAGATTATTTTTCAAAGAAATCAGAAATAACGAAGGCTTACAAGCTTTTAGAAGATAACTTTGGTATGAAAGATGCTATCTACCTGGTATTGGAAAAAGAAGAAGGTATATTTCTACCGTTTGACGACAGAAATATAGACGAAATAATTGCTGAGCTCTCGCAATATTCTGAAGTTAGTAGTGTCGATTTCCCTAGGAACGTTCCCATTACGGCCCTCATTTTGGCTTCACGAACTCAACCTTTGTTGAGATACTACATTGCAGATGCGAAGACAATACGAATTTCGATAAACCTTTCACCAGAAGGAGCAGATAATTTGGAAAAGGTTACAAAAATCATCGACAAAGTTATGAAGAAGTACAACTACAATTACTACCTTGCAGGAACTCCCTTTATATGGAAGGCGGTTAACGATAATATACTCACCAGTCAGATTCAAAGTTTAGTTGCATCTTTAATCATCGTATTTGTAACAATTGTTGTTGTGTTTAAAGACTTCACAGAGTCCATAAAACTAATTTCTCCTGTTGTTTTCGCTACCATTCTAAATTTCTTTTATATGGCTATCTTCAGGATGAAGCTTGAAATATCAACCGCGTTGACTTCAAGCATCATTATAGGCCTTGCCATTGACTATTCTATACATGTTGGTCACGATTATGGCAAAACTAAAAATATTTTCAGCTCAATAAAAAACGTAGGTCCCGCGATATTAGGAAATGCATTCGGTATTGTTGGTGGTTTTTTGACACTACTGTTTGGAGGAGAGTTAGCCATGTTTAAAAGGATAGCGATTCTTGTGTCGTTGGGTATATCAACTGCCGCTGTGCTGGCTCTAACTGTTTTACCATTCCTTTTATCCTTGGGAAGAACCAAAGAAGTTGAAGAAGATCTAGATGCTGAAAGATGA
- a CDS encoding chemotaxis protein CheA: MGEYNEYLSVFIDESKEYIQLLNEALLELEKNTSDVEQINRAFRALHTLKGMAGTMGFERLAKLCHRMENYLDAVRSGKVEITSDELDYLFAGLDMIEKMLKAIVEHGSDELDESSEGLVEVFERIAKGEKVEKSGRKIDKSEFGEVKETKEKTSAETSTKVFTESFTQEVLRDVLEEAEKKGVPAYHIVVNLQEGTQLKSARMYMVFHALEEIGVEIVHSIPPVEDIENEKFDLTVELIGIGNVPQEKIYEKIMGVSEIKSVIVKPLKIEEKKKETAVGSETKEPEEQSVKEQKRTKITQTVRVDTEKLDTLMNLMGELVIARSRIADILKKYNIKEVDESLAQLSRITLDLQNIVMKVRMVPIEFVFNRFPRVVRDLARNLGKEINFIMEGEETELDRTFVEVIGDPLVHLIRNAIDHGIETKEERIALGKPPIGTVKLSARHEGNNVVIEVEDDGRGLNREKILRKAIERGLITEEKAATLPDEKVFDFIFLPGFSTKDQVSELSGRGVGMDVVKNTIESLNGSVSIESKPGKGTKVTIRLPLTLAIIQALLVKVNNYVYAIPISIIDSTLIISPEEIKVVQNEEVIVIRGEVIPLIKLWHVFNFPHEETPSEMKVVVVKHGNRKYGLTVDTLIGQEDIVIKSLGKIFSDVKIFSGGATLGDGSIALILDVANIVEMA, translated from the coding sequence ATGGGAGAGTACAATGAATATCTCAGCGTATTTATCGACGAATCAAAAGAGTATATCCAGCTTTTGAACGAAGCATTACTAGAACTAGAAAAGAACACTTCTGATGTTGAACAAATAAACAGGGCCTTCCGTGCGTTGCATACCCTAAAGGGTATGGCTGGAACTATGGGGTTTGAAAGACTTGCAAAGTTGTGCCATAGAATGGAAAACTACTTAGATGCGGTAAGAAGCGGGAAGGTAGAAATTACTAGCGATGAACTTGACTATTTGTTTGCCGGTCTCGATATGATAGAAAAGATGTTGAAAGCTATTGTTGAACACGGGTCAGATGAACTGGACGAGAGCAGTGAGGGGCTTGTAGAAGTGTTTGAAAGAATTGCAAAAGGCGAAAAGGTAGAAAAGAGCGGTAGAAAAATTGACAAATCCGAGTTTGGAGAGGTAAAGGAAACGAAGGAAAAGACATCAGCTGAAACGAGCACAAAAGTGTTTACAGAAAGTTTCACTCAAGAGGTTTTAAGAGATGTATTGGAAGAAGCTGAAAAAAAGGGTGTACCTGCATATCATATCGTTGTAAATCTCCAAGAGGGCACGCAGCTTAAATCAGCAAGAATGTACATGGTATTCCACGCACTTGAAGAAATAGGTGTTGAGATAGTTCACTCTATACCACCTGTTGAGGATATAGAGAATGAAAAGTTCGATTTAACTGTAGAATTGATAGGTATTGGTAACGTACCGCAGGAAAAGATATATGAAAAGATAATGGGTGTTTCAGAAATCAAAAGTGTTATTGTCAAACCACTGAAAATTGAAGAAAAGAAGAAAGAAACAGCAGTTGGTAGTGAAACTAAGGAACCTGAAGAGCAAAGTGTTAAAGAACAAAAGAGAACAAAGATTACGCAAACAGTGAGAGTCGATACGGAAAAACTCGACACATTGATGAACTTGATGGGAGAGCTTGTTATTGCAAGAAGTAGGATAGCAGATATTCTGAAAAAGTACAACATCAAAGAAGTGGACGAATCATTGGCTCAACTTAGTAGAATAACTTTGGACTTACAGAACATTGTCATGAAAGTTAGAATGGTACCTATCGAATTTGTTTTTAACAGATTCCCAAGAGTTGTTAGGGACTTAGCAAGAAACTTAGGTAAGGAAATCAATTTTATCATGGAGGGTGAAGAAACAGAACTTGATAGAACTTTTGTTGAAGTTATAGGAGATCCTCTTGTTCATCTCATTAGAAATGCCATCGACCATGGTATAGAAACAAAAGAGGAGCGAATTGCTTTAGGAAAACCTCCAATAGGAACTGTTAAACTATCAGCACGGCACGAGGGCAACAATGTTGTTATTGAAGTCGAAGATGATGGAAGAGGTTTGAACCGCGAGAAGATATTGAGAAAAGCTATCGAGAGAGGTTTAATAACCGAAGAAAAAGCAGCTACGCTACCCGATGAAAAAGTTTTTGACTTCATATTCCTACCGGGTTTTTCAACGAAAGATCAGGTGAGCGAACTCTCCGGTCGAGGCGTTGGAATGGATGTGGTTAAAAACACTATAGAGTCTTTGAATGGTTCGGTTTCCATAGAGAGCAAACCTGGAAAAGGAACAAAGGTAACTATACGCTTACCACTTACATTGGCGATAATCCAAGCATTACTCGTTAAGGTTAACAATTACGTCTATGCTATCCCTATCTCCATTATTGATAGCACATTAATCATTAGTCCTGAGGAAATAAAAGTTGTTCAAAACGAGGAAGTCATTGTTATCAGAGGAGAAGTGATACCGTTGATAAAGCTATGGCATGTGTTTAACTTCCCACATGAAGAAACCCCGAGTGAAATGAAAGTAGTTGTTGTAAAGCATGGCAACAGAAAATATGGATTAACTGTTGATACGCTTATAGGTCAGGAAGATATAGTCATCAAATCTCTTGGAAAGATTTTCAGCGATGTGAAGATATTCAGTGGAGGAGCCACACTTGGTGATGGAAGCATTGCATTGATATTGGATGTGGCAAATATTGTAGAGATGGCATAA
- a CDS encoding SDR family oxidoreductase encodes MRSNDQKVVVVTGGAKNIGKGIALKFLEIGWRVGIIDYDKQALENFPIKDQEKVFLYHGDTSDEYSVSEFYILLKERFERLDAIVNNAAIGGFKNFLDLSVSEWKRVIDVNLTGYFLMARFGVPLILETAGRGAIVNISSTRALMSEPGNEAYSASKAGILGLTHALANSLGPKIRVNAICPGWILHEGEVISEKEHAQHLTGRAGTISDIAEIVLFLVDEEKSGFITGQYFVVDGGMTKKMIYI; translated from the coding sequence ATGAGGAGCAATGACCAAAAAGTGGTAGTTGTGACCGGTGGTGCAAAAAACATAGGAAAGGGAATTGCTTTGAAATTTCTCGAAATTGGTTGGAGGGTCGGTATAATAGATTACGATAAGCAAGCTCTTGAGAATTTTCCGATTAAGGATCAGGAGAAAGTATTTTTATACCACGGAGATACATCTGATGAATATTCAGTAAGTGAGTTTTACATACTGCTCAAGGAAAGGTTCGAAAGACTGGATGCGATCGTCAATAACGCTGCGATAGGGGGATTCAAAAATTTTCTTGACCTCTCTGTTTCCGAATGGAAAAGAGTTATAGATGTGAACTTGACAGGGTACTTCCTGATGGCGCGGTTTGGGGTACCACTCATACTTGAAACAGCAGGTAGAGGAGCTATAGTAAACATTTCCTCAACCCGTGCATTGATGTCCGAACCGGGTAACGAAGCTTACAGTGCATCGAAAGCAGGAATATTAGGTCTTACGCACGCGCTGGCTAATTCATTAGGACCAAAAATAAGAGTTAATGCAATATGTCCTGGTTGGATTTTGCATGAGGGCGAGGTAATTTCTGAGAAAGAACATGCACAACATTTAACTGGGCGTGCTGGAACCATTTCTGATATCGCAGAAATAGTACTGTTCCTTGTAGATGAAGAAAAAAGCGGTTTCATTACCGGACAATATTTCGTAGTTGATGGCGGAATGACGAAGAAAATGATTTATATCTAA
- the cheY gene encoding chemotaxis protein CheY, producing MARILVVDDAAFMRMMLKDILTKAGHEVVGEAANGVEAVEKYKELKPDVVTMDITMPEMNGIDAIKEIKKIDPNATVIVCSAMGQQAMVIEAIQAGAKDFIVKPFQPARVIEAVQKVLK from the coding sequence ATGGCACGTATTTTAGTTGTTGATGATGCAGCTTTCATGCGCATGATGTTGAAGGATATTCTCACAAAGGCAGGTCACGAAGTTGTTGGAGAAGCTGCTAACGGAGTTGAAGCAGTGGAAAAATATAAAGAGCTTAAACCTGACGTTGTTACCATGGATATCACCATGCCCGAAATGAATGGTATTGATGCTATCAAAGAAATTAAAAAGATAGATCCAAACGCTACGGTTATTGTCTGTAGTGCAATGGGACAACAAGCAATGGTTATAGAAGCTATTCAGGCCGGAGCCAAAGATTTCATAGTTAAGCCATTCCAACCCGCAAGGGTAATTGAAGCGGTTCAAAAAGTACTTAAGTAG
- the fliP gene encoding flagellar type III secretion system pore protein FliP (The bacterial flagellar biogenesis protein FliP forms a type III secretion system (T3SS)-type pore required for flagellar assembly.) yields the protein MKKIATLLFILMLTTSFFPQDEVPIPGIRIQVTPNQSPRDLVATLEILLVLTVLTLAPSILMLFTSFTRIIIVFSFVRNALGTRQVPPNQVLIGLALVLTFFIMQPTWNEINTNALQPYMDGKITYEEFFSRTMAAVRKFMISELVNHHNEDNVFVLAKALKQDVQKIEDAPDSLLTSAFVLGEIEIGFKMGILIYVPFIIIDMVVASILLSLGMIMIPPVLVSLPFKVLIFVLANGWESVIVSLVKSFG from the coding sequence ATGAAAAAGATAGCTACCTTGCTTTTCATTTTGATGCTGACCACTTCTTTCTTTCCTCAAGACGAGGTACCTATTCCTGGTATACGTATCCAAGTTACTCCTAATCAATCTCCTCGTGACCTTGTAGCGACTTTGGAAATACTTTTGGTGTTGACGGTGCTTACCTTAGCACCGAGCATTCTGATGCTTTTTACCTCTTTTACGAGGATAATAATTGTTTTCTCTTTTGTGAGAAATGCTTTGGGTACAAGGCAGGTGCCACCGAACCAGGTGCTGATAGGTCTCGCACTCGTTTTGACATTTTTCATAATGCAACCCACATGGAATGAGATAAACACAAATGCTCTGCAACCGTATATGGATGGTAAGATAACCTATGAAGAGTTCTTTTCGCGAACAATGGCGGCTGTTAGAAAATTCATGATTAGCGAGCTTGTTAACCACCACAACGAAGACAACGTGTTCGTTCTTGCCAAAGCCCTCAAGCAAGATGTTCAGAAGATTGAAGACGCTCCAGATTCGTTGCTAACATCGGCGTTCGTGTTGGGTGAGATAGAAATAGGCTTCAAAATGGGTATTCTAATATACGTACCTTTCATAATAATAGACATGGTGGTAGCAAGTATTCTTCTTTCGCTTGGTATGATTATGATTCCTCCGGTTTTAGTTTCTCTTCCCTTCAAAGTACTCATATTCGTTTTAGCAAATGGATGGGAGTCCGTTATTGTGAGCCTTGTTAAGAGCTTTGGTTGA
- a CDS encoding TlyA family RNA methyltransferase, whose protein sequence is MASGSQKARLDVTLVRNGLVESRNKAKQVIESGKVSVNGQICKEPSRLVSPFDNIEVLETPRYVSRAGYKIEGLFKNISHMEDTEIEIRGKVICDIGSSTGGFVDFFIQNGALKVYAVDVNTEQLHPKLRSDERVKLIQKNAKELSFEDLREFVDIVSTDVSFISVRKIKKTILNLLKPGGYGIILIKPQFEVGYSHRGVIKDKPEHVRVLREVVRDFIKEGFKLVHLDFSRILGGDGNIEFFAVFQKCLDVSLDKNIADTFLDSKIVEVVNDAWEELG, encoded by the coding sequence ATGGCAAGTGGAAGTCAAAAAGCAAGATTAGATGTAACTTTGGTTAGAAATGGGCTTGTTGAGAGTAGGAACAAAGCCAAACAAGTTATAGAATCCGGAAAAGTGTCAGTTAATGGGCAGATATGCAAGGAGCCATCCAGATTAGTCAGTCCTTTTGATAATATAGAGGTCTTAGAAACTCCTAGATATGTTAGTCGTGCAGGTTATAAAATCGAGGGTCTGTTTAAGAATATTTCTCACATGGAAGATACAGAAATAGAAATTCGTGGAAAAGTGATATGTGATATAGGAAGTTCAACAGGTGGTTTTGTTGATTTCTTTATCCAAAACGGTGCTCTAAAGGTTTACGCTGTTGATGTGAATACTGAGCAATTACATCCCAAGCTACGAAGCGATGAAAGAGTGAAACTTATCCAAAAAAATGCAAAAGAATTAAGTTTTGAAGACTTGAGAGAATTTGTTGATATTGTTAGCACTGATGTTTCTTTTATATCCGTCAGAAAAATTAAGAAAACCATTTTGAATTTACTGAAACCTGGAGGATATGGTATAATTTTGATAAAGCCACAATTTGAAGTTGGTTATTCTCATCGTGGAGTGATTAAAGACAAGCCAGAACATGTAAGGGTCTTAAGAGAGGTCGTGAGGGATTTTATAAAAGAAGGCTTTAAGCTTGTGCATTTAGATTTTTCCAGGATTCTTGGAGGAGACGGGAATATTGAGTTCTTTGCTGTATTTCAAAAATGTTTAGATGTTTCTCTCGATAAAAACATTGCCGATACTTTTTTGGACAGTAAAATAGTTGAAGTTGTTAACGACGCTTGGGAGGAGCTCGGGTGA
- a CDS encoding cation diffusion facilitator family transporter — MVEKSNPRKLKEQGHAGAKHNPHQEDTHLHKHPHDYIHKHTNIEVEIDVARFTFVVILNLGITLVEFVGGIIAGSLALISDSAHNFGDVLSLMLSYVAERISRKPKNYKKTFGYKRANIIAAFFNSATLLIISGLLTVEAIRRFFEPVSSIKTNVVLVVGTIGLIANFLSMMILKKWSKASLNIRSAYLHMLMDSLSSIAVLIGAVFIKFYGLKFLDSIVTILIALYVVKEAIEIFSGSLSILMESTPVGFNIESISSQLLRNPVIKDIHHVHIWALDERSILFEGHVNLREDVKVSETMDIYNEIKSELEKFGINHVTIQFEYNGCKGNGLISCS; from the coding sequence ATGGTAGAAAAAAGTAATCCAAGGAAACTTAAGGAGCAAGGACATGCTGGGGCAAAACACAACCCACACCAAGAAGATACTCATTTGCACAAACATCCACATGATTACATTCACAAACATACCAACATAGAGGTAGAAATAGATGTGGCCCGGTTTACATTCGTTGTGATACTAAACCTTGGAATAACTTTGGTAGAATTTGTTGGTGGTATTATCGCAGGTAGTTTAGCACTAATTTCAGATTCTGCCCACAATTTTGGTGATGTACTTTCTTTAATGCTTTCTTACGTGGCTGAAAGAATTTCGAGAAAGCCAAAAAACTACAAGAAAACTTTTGGATATAAACGTGCAAACATAATAGCTGCATTTTTCAACTCAGCTACACTTTTGATCATAAGTGGATTGCTTACAGTGGAAGCAATTCGCAGATTTTTTGAACCAGTATCATCGATAAAGACTAACGTCGTTTTAGTTGTCGGAACCATTGGACTTATCGCGAATTTTTTGAGCATGATGATATTGAAAAAGTGGTCCAAAGCAAGCTTGAATATAAGGTCCGCATATTTGCACATGTTAATGGATTCTTTGTCATCTATAGCAGTTCTTATAGGTGCTGTATTCATAAAGTTTTATGGGTTGAAATTCTTAGATTCGATTGTAACCATTTTGATAGCGCTGTATGTAGTCAAAGAAGCGATTGAAATCTTTAGTGGTTCTCTATCGATTCTTATGGAAAGTACTCCTGTGGGTTTCAATATTGAAAGTATTAGTTCTCAACTGTTGCGAAACCCCGTGATAAAAGATATCCATCATGTTCATATCTGGGCACTTGACGAAAGGAGTATTCTTTTTGAAGGACATGTCAACCTTAGGGAAGATGTAAAAGTAAGTGAGACAATGGACATATACAACGAAATCAAATCGGAACTTGAAAAGTTTGGTATTAATCATGTCACTATTCAGTTTGAGTACAACGGTTGCAAAGGCAATGGATTAATCTCGTGTTCCTAA
- a CDS encoding NAD+ synthase — protein sequence MRNVRIALAQINTTVGDIEGNKQKIIEFIKQAVSYDADVLLFPEMSITGYPPEDLLFKTHFIQDNIKALEEIVQYVPKSLIAVVGFVDMDGDIYNSAAVINDGKVIAKYHKNYLPNYGVFDEMRYFQKGNKALVIQFGDVRMGITICEDIWYPGGPARAEALYGDAQILANISASPYYQKKLEWREKMLSTRANDNLAIVAYVNLVGGQDELVFDGASLVLDESGKVLARGKQFEEDLLVVDVDIEGVNKARLKDPRRRQDKLLVTKEDLETLEIVTIPFEAKTQRKEITNRTEPALPEVEEVYNALVISLRDYMRKNGMKEAVIGLSGGIDSSLVACIAVDAIGKENVIGVSMPGPFSSEHSKEDARLLAENLGIRFLTIPIVEVYETFLETLKPIFKDLPFDTTEENLQARIRGVILMALSNKFGWLVLTTGNKSESATGYSTLYGDTAGGYAVIKDVYKTMVYKLSEYVNQKAGREIIPQRVFIKPPSAELRENQTDQDKLPPYEILDQILELYVEEDMSIEEIVNLGFEEKIVREVVRMVNINEYKRRQTPPGPKVRKRAFGKDRRLPITNGYREYKRK from the coding sequence GTGAGAAATGTAAGGATTGCTTTGGCACAAATAAACACAACAGTTGGTGATATAGAAGGAAACAAGCAAAAAATTATTGAGTTTATAAAGCAGGCTGTATCATATGATGCAGATGTTTTGCTTTTCCCTGAAATGTCGATAACAGGTTACCCGCCTGAAGATTTATTGTTCAAAACTCACTTCATTCAAGACAATATAAAAGCTCTTGAAGAAATTGTACAATATGTGCCAAAGTCACTCATTGCGGTTGTAGGGTTCGTTGATATGGACGGTGATATTTACAATTCGGCTGCTGTAATAAACGACGGTAAAGTTATTGCAAAGTACCATAAGAACTACCTGCCTAATTATGGTGTTTTTGACGAAATGCGGTACTTTCAAAAGGGTAACAAGGCCTTAGTAATTCAATTCGGCGATGTGCGAATGGGAATAACCATATGCGAAGATATCTGGTATCCTGGTGGACCAGCACGTGCTGAGGCTCTTTACGGTGACGCACAGATTTTGGCAAACATCTCAGCTTCACCGTACTACCAAAAGAAGCTCGAATGGAGAGAAAAAATGCTCTCGACAAGGGCAAACGACAACCTGGCGATAGTGGCATACGTAAACCTTGTCGGTGGTCAGGACGAACTCGTCTTTGACGGTGCAAGCCTTGTATTAGATGAATCAGGCAAAGTTTTAGCTAGAGGAAAACAGTTTGAAGAAGATTTGCTTGTGGTTGATGTCGATATTGAAGGGGTAAACAAGGCACGTTTAAAAGACCCAAGAAGAAGGCAGGATAAACTCTTGGTTACAAAAGAAGATTTAGAAACCTTGGAAATTGTCACAATACCTTTCGAAGCTAAAACTCAAAGAAAGGAAATAACTAACCGCACAGAACCTGCACTTCCAGAAGTTGAGGAGGTTTATAACGCGTTGGTTATTAGCCTACGAGACTATATGAGGAAAAATGGAATGAAAGAGGCAGTTATCGGACTTAGCGGTGGTATAGACAGTTCTTTGGTTGCTTGCATCGCAGTTGATGCGATAGGCAAAGAAAATGTGATAGGTGTTTCTATGCCTGGTCCATTTTCATCAGAACACAGTAAAGAAGATGCAAGGTTGCTGGCAGAGAATCTAGGAATAAGATTCTTAACAATTCCTATTGTAGAGGTATACGAAACATTTCTTGAAACTTTGAAACCTATTTTTAAAGACTTACCATTCGATACTACTGAAGAAAACTTGCAAGCAAGAATCCGCGGAGTTATCCTTATGGCACTTTCAAACAAATTTGGTTGGCTTGTCTTAACAACGGGCAATAAAAGTGAGAGTGCAACGGGGTATTCTACTTTGTACGGTGATACAGCTGGCGGATATGCTGTAATCAAAGATGTATATAAGACGATGGTTTACAAACTGAGCGAGTATGTGAATCAAAAGGCCGGAAGAGAAATTATACCTCAAAGGGTATTCATAAAACCACCAAGTGCGGAACTGAGAGAAAATCAAACTGACCAAGACAAGCTTCCACCTTATGAAATATTGGATCAAATATTGGAACTTTACGTAGAAGAAGACATGAGTATTGAAGAAATTGTAAACCTTGGGTTTGAAGAAAAAATCGTAAGAGAGGTTGTAAGAATGGTGAATATAAACGAGTACAAACGCAGACAAACGCCTCCAGGGCCAAAAGTTAGAAAAAGGGCTTTCGGAAAGGATAGAAGGCTACCTATAACGAATGGATACAGGGAATACAAAAGAAAGTGA
- a CDS encoding flagellar biosynthetic protein FliO translates to MLKKRLPNAVGGRFAKVISRVYLDRNTSLVLVRILKEYYVILISQNQATVVKKLDTIEEGEISSEIGSNFETILQRFVGGKK, encoded by the coding sequence ATATTAAAAAAAAGGCTCCCCAACGCAGTTGGGGGGCGCTTTGCTAAAGTGATTAGCAGAGTTTACTTGGATAGAAATACGTCGTTGGTACTTGTTAGAATATTGAAAGAATACTATGTTATCTTGATAAGTCAGAACCAAGCGACAGTTGTAAAAAAGTTGGACACAATTGAAGAAGGCGAAATAAGTTCTGAGATTGGCTCAAATTTTGAGACCATCCTTCAAAGATTTGTTGGTGGTAAGAAATGA
- a CDS encoding chemotaxis protein CheW produces the protein MADNMEFEVLVFKALNQEMAIGVEMVEIVIEKTEITPVPRAKKIIEGVINLRGKIVPVISLPMLLANESNTEYKKIIIAKVEDVEFGLMVDEVVGVMRVRSEELETNLGKMNTYGKKAKGLIKKDARLIVYLNLEEIVKEIVGSEVA, from the coding sequence GTGGCAGATAATATGGAATTTGAAGTTCTTGTTTTCAAAGCACTTAATCAAGAGATGGCAATCGGTGTTGAAATGGTTGAAATAGTTATAGAGAAAACCGAAATAACACCAGTTCCAAGAGCCAAGAAGATAATTGAGGGTGTGATTAACTTAAGAGGAAAGATTGTTCCGGTAATAAGTCTCCCAATGTTGCTTGCCAATGAGAGTAACACCGAATACAAGAAAATAATAATTGCCAAGGTAGAGGACGTTGAATTCGGACTTATGGTCGATGAAGTTGTTGGAGTTATGCGAGTAAGAAGCGAAGAACTTGAAACTAACCTTGGCAAGATGAATACTTATGGCAAAAAAGCAAAAGGGCTCATAAAAAAAGACGCACGTTTGATAGTATACCTCAATTTAGAAGAAATAGTTAAAGAAATTGTAGGGTCGGAGGTGGCATAA